In the Leishmania panamensis strain MHOM/PA/94/PSC-1 chromosome 30 sequence genome, one interval contains:
- a CDS encoding hypothetical protein (TriTrypDB/GeneDB-style sysID: LpmP.30.3500), protein MQALLARRAPVLLWSSVFSHTICDGACFVHGSGSVEKRPSRRRYAAFNTSGRCGEAKELVHAMKKMSAQDAKALYDALHPRVRLDIMRLLSEKRRKRQSDRVTSKLTKYYSVPFEKNYFFREEDVEEMSTLGKGPGGQATNRRMQTAIVKHVPSGLIVKFSRFPSLWLNRRAARELLSLRLEEHLLGPTSQLGKIRVARERRRRRQQRTLKYLSEKGARLQTKDTRRCHWLAFLTGESPLPTAAVSQMALEEDAAAVPVTTAVLFGPECNTWWPKLRAASQSTAAAAPDSTGDGGVPLFLQYLFPVAYADSSPAEREEMAACKSSKAVRTNVRRALSCFCELFGLRLRRIATSAPIEASRVVLERDGLNWVERKSRLTKNGSMTPLARACWPRVYMSVRELGMSPEARAIVVFFKKEVRTALGSASGAWAVEALQCLTEAVRRSKSAVAVQLSSGTSSPTRRGE, encoded by the coding sequence ATGCAGGCGCTGTTGGCACGCCGGGCTCCTGTGTTGCTTTGGTCCTCCGTGTTCTCGCATACCATCTGTGATGGTGCATGCTTTGTGCATGGTAGCGGGAGTGTAGAGAAGCGTCCCAGTCGGCGCCGCTATGCCGCCTTCAACACGAGCGGACGCTGTggggaggcaaaggagcTGGTGCACGCGATGAAGAAGATGTCAGCACAGGACGCGAAGGCACTCTATGATGCTCTGCATCCACGTGTCAGGCTGGACATTATGCGACTGCTCTCTGAAAAGCGAAGAAAGCGACAGAGCGACCGGGTCACGTCTAAGCTGACAAAGTACTACAGCGTTCCGTTCGAGAAGAACTACTTCTTTCGCGAAGAGGATGTGGAGGAGATGAGTACGCTGGGCAAAGGCCCAGGTGGGCAGGCGACGAACAGGCGAATGCAGACCGCTATCGTGAAACACGTACCCTCTGGCCTCATCGTGAAGTTCAGCCGCTTTCCTTCGCTGTGGCTGAATCGCCGAGCTGCTCGTGAGCTTCTCAGCCTGCGACTGGAGGAGCATCTCCTGGGACCGACCTCACAGCTAGGCAAAATCCGCGTGGCGCGGGaacggcgccggcggcggcagcagcggacgtTGAAGTACCTGAGCGAAAAGGGAGCCCGACTGCAGACGAAGGACACGCGGCGTTGCCACTGGCTGGCCTTTCTTACAGGTGAGTCTCCACTACCGACCGCGGCTGTCTCTCAgatggcgctggaggaggatgcCGCGGCGGTACCAGTGACGACGGCAGTGCTCTTCGGTCCAGAGTGCAACACGTGGTGGCCCAAGTTGAGAGCTGCCTCCCAGagtactgcagctgcggctccCGACAGCActggtgatggcggtgtgcCGCTCTTTTTGCAGTATCTCTTCCCTGTCGCTTACGCTGATAGCAGCCCCGCGGAGCGGGAGGAAATGGCGGCATGCAAGTCGAGCAAGGCGGTGCGCACGAACGTGAGACGAGCGCTGTCGTGCTTTTGTGAGCTCTTCGGTCTTCGCTTGCGTCGTATTGCGACATCGGCGCCGATCGAAGCATCACGAGTGGTCCTCGAGAGAGACGGGCTGAACTGGGTGGAACGCAAATCACGCTTGACAAAGAACGGCTCCATGACTCCGTTGGCTCGCGCGTGTTGGCCACGCGTGTATATGAGTGTTCGCGAGCTCGGCATGTCACCAGAGGCACGTGCGATTGTCGTCTTTTTCAAGAAGGAGGTGCGGACTGCCTTAGGGTCAGCATCAGGGGCGTGGGCAGTGGAGGCGTTGCAGTGTCTTACCGAGGCAGTCCGGCGAAGCAAGTCGGCAGTGGCCGTACAGCTGTCCAGCGGAACTTCATCTCCGacaaggaggggggagtag
- a CDS encoding cytochrome p450-like protein (TriTrypDB/GeneDB-style sysID: LpmP.30.3510), protein MAAFSRLLGVQLPYVVEVVIFLTLAYATAHAFTSIMFARIHKFKMAGPLTATPFLGGVVTMIKDPYSFWERQRQYDPHGYSWLAILTQFVVFVTRTDLCHKIFAINGEDTLSLQLHPSGKVILGDNNIAFQSGPGHKALRSSFMNLFTTKALSLYLPIQEHLIHEHIGRWVKDYPWGGTPEEMRTHIRELNCETSQTVFLGEHLHNRTEFTHNYNTITHGFLSAPVYLPGTALYKAVQARKLAMVELQAAVRRSKARMAKPDAEPHCLLDFWTATVMEKVKEAEDEGEDAPAYASDHAMADTMLDFLFASQDASTASLTMITATMADHPEILERVRKEQDRLRPNNEPLTYDLVQEMTFTRQCVMEQLRLFPPAPMVPMKVHSDFQLDAKTVVPKGSMIIPSLVACCREGFTNPDTYDPDRMSAERQEDRKFAKQFIPFGVGPHRCVGYNYAINHLTVYLALIAHHAEWQRIRTPNSDKILYLPTLYPHDCLLTWRYRGGMEPKVEKVM, encoded by the coding sequence ATGGCTGCGTTTAGTCGTCTTCTCGGTGTTCAGCTGCCGTATGTGGTAGAGGTGGTCATTTTCCTGACCCTCGCCTACGCCACAGCGCACGCGTTCACCAGCATTATGTTTGCGCGCATCCACAAGTTCAAGATGGCTGGCCCGCTGACGGCGACCCCGTTTCTCGGCGGGGTTGTTACCATGATCAAGGATCCCTACAGCTTCTGGGAGCGTCAGCGGCAATACGACCCGCACGGCTACAGCTGGCTGGCCATCCTCACGCAATTTGTCGTCTTCGTGACACGCACGGACCTGTGCCACAAGATCTTCGCCATCAACGGCGAGGATACTCTTAGCCTCCAGCTGCACCCCAGCGGCAAGGTGATTCTCGGCGACAACAACATTGCATTCCAGAGCGGCCCAGGACACAAGGCGCTGCGCTCTAGCTTCATGAACCTTTTCACTACCAAGGCCCTTTCCCTTTACTTGCCGATCCAAGAGCACCTCATTCACGAGCATATAGGCCGCTGGGTGAAGGACTACCCGTGGGGTGGCACCCCGGAGGAgatgcgcacgcacatccgCGAGTTGAATTGCGAGACCTCGCAGACGGTGTTCCTTGGTGAACACCTTCACAACCGCACGGAGTTCACGCACAACTACAACACCATCACCCAtggctttctctctgccccaGTGTACCTGCCTGGCACCGCGCTATACAAGGCGGTACAGGCCCGAAAGCTGGCTATGGTGGAACTTCAGGCTGCGGTGCGCCGCAGCAAGGCGCGCATGGCGAAGCCGGATGCCGAGCCACACTGCCTGCTCGACTTTTGGACAGCAACGGTGATGGAGAAAgtcaaggaggcggaggatgAAGGCGAAGACGCGCCGGCGTACGCGTCCGACCACGCTATGGCAGACACCATGCTCGactttctcttcgcttcgcAGGATGCGTCGACTGCCAGCCTGACCATGATCACGGCGACAATGGCCGACCACCCGGAGATTCTGGAGCGTGTTCGCAAGGAGCAGGATCGCCTCCGCCCCAACAACGAGCCGCTGACGTACGACTTGGTGCAGGAGATGACGTTCACGCGTCAGTGCGTGAtggagcagctccgcctcttccccccagCGCCGATGGTGCCCATGAAGGTCCACAGTGACTTCCAGTTGGATGCGAAGACGGTCGTGCCGAAGGGCAGTATGATCATTCCGTCGCTAGTGGCGTGCTGTCGAGAGGGCTTCACGAACCCCGATACGTACGACCCTGATCGCATGAGTGCCGAGCGCCAAGAGGACCGCAAGTTTGCGAAGCAGTTCATTCCATTCGGTGTGGGTCCGCACCGTTGCGTTGGGTACAACTACGCCATCAACCACCTCACTGTGTACCTCGCGCTCATCGCACATCACGCTGAGTGGCAGCGCATACGCACTCCTAATTCCGACAAGATTCTGTACCTGCCCACCTTGTATCCCCACGACTGCCTACTGACATGGCGCTATCGTGGAGGGATGGAGCCCAAGGTTGAGAAGGTTATGtag
- a CDS encoding mago nashi-like protein, putative (TriTrypDB/GeneDB-style sysID: LpmP.30.3520), with product MAEEKGVAAVSPAETVESQLYYVRYYSGHTGRYGNEFLEFEISDTGSLKYVNNSNYRNDFIIKKQARVSPAVLEEVKRLILRYAVCESDDERWPTPDRNGRQELEVHLGNTHISLVTNKLTSMADIPNGSETVGLVRFYNFVRDIKALIFALVSIHFKIKPI from the coding sequence ATggcggaagagaagggtGTGGCTGCAGTCTCGCCGGCGGAGACGGTTGAGTCTCAGTTGTACTACGTACGGTATTACTCAGGGCATACGGGTCGCTACGGCAATGAGTTCCTCGAATTTGAGATCTCCGATACTGGTTCCCTTAAGTACGTCAATAACAGCAACTACAGAAATGACTTCATTATCAAGAAGCAAGCTCGGGTCTCtccagcggtgctggaggaggtgaagaggctTATTCTGCGGTACGCTGTGTGCGAAAGTGACGATGAGCGGTGGCCAACTCCGGATCGCAATGGGCGACAGGAGTTGGAGGTTCACCTCGGCAACACCCACATATCGCTGGTGACGAACAAGTTGACGTCTATGGCCGACATCCCGAATGGTTCGGAGACCGTCGGGCTGGTGAGGTTCTACAACTTTGTGCGGGACATTAAGGCGCTTATCTTTGCGCTGGTCTCCATTCACTTTAAGATTAAACCGATCTGA
- a CDS encoding zinc finger-domain protein, putative (TriTrypDB/GeneDB-style sysID: LpmP.30.3530), which produces MTFSVKGGNYSSSHPSPVMHPYVSPSLLPQSHGQQAPPSFSLGDEQYVGVPKRVGVDPTKYKTTICRNWEQTGTCNFRGCTFAHGVEELRAPLRPDGHTPVLRPQHLSPGNTPPLRSSQAPPPPSSGHYTLEQLLDMLYKEVLHQRELVAVHVEANTTLEGMLRREQAQHGVSKRKLEEKTQQCELLAKELFARNQQLRNAADSSPEVKGLLDQWEAQLVSFSEADTKKDDAFYTAPATSSTDDGGKTGKDYESARIEELLRALQQ; this is translated from the coding sequence ATGACTTTCTCCGTCAAAGGTGGCAACTACTCGTCGTCGCATCCCAGCCCTGTGATGCACCCCTACGTCTCGCCGTCCTTGCTGCCGCAGTCTCACGGACAGcaagcgccgccatcgtTCTCCTTGGGGGACGAGCAGTACGTAGGGGTGCCGAAGCGTGTCGGTGTCGACCCCACTAAGTACAAAACAACCATCTGCCGCAACTGGGAGCAGACAGGGACATGCAACTTCCGCGGCTGCACCTTTGCCCATGGCGTCGAGGAACTCCGCGCGCCTTTACGGCCTGATGGGCACacaccggtgctgcgcccgcagcacctctctcctggCAAcacgcctcctctgcgttCCTCgcaggcaccgccgccgccttcgtcAGGCCACTACACACTCGAGCAGTTGCTAGATATGTTGTACAAAGAAGTCCTTCATCAGCGCGAGCTCGTGGCAGTGCACGTTGAAGCCAACACCACACTTGAGGGCATGCTGCGCCGTGAGCAAGCCCAGCATGGTGTGTCTAAGAGGAAGTTGGaggagaagacgcagcagtgcgagcTACTCGCAAAGGAACTGTTTGCCCGCAATCAGCAACTGCGTAATGCAGCGGATAGCTCTCCAGAGGTCAAGGGGTTGCTCGATCAGTgggaggcgcagctggtgaGCTTCTCTGAGGCGGATACGAAGAAGGATGATGCATTTTATACCGCCCCCGCCACATCCTCAACTGATGACGGTGGGAAGACTGGAAAAGACTACGAGAGTGCACGTATTGAGGAACTACTACGTGCTTTGCAGCAGTGA